The following coding sequences are from one Ornithodoros turicata isolate Travis chromosome 1, ASM3712646v1, whole genome shotgun sequence window:
- the LOC135401391 gene encoding sentrin-specific protease 1-like → MFQDFVPILKAKSRCCCRADSWNFEACLDTHSAFVKALPSTLEKPNTGDLPPLMKDCSVVLQRLEEVCPNFRCRKGTKRPASPSEKGADEDGEYDWMMKHVNYMLLNEEAGRPLSKKAGYNVTVEDIHTVLRHNWLNDVVIDVYMQLITDMAKKKEGASNIHALTTHFFSVLRSTGYKAIEQWTENVDLFSYRLVLVPVHDVDHWSLAVLNIQAKQIDFYDSLGRRNEDCCQILIDFLQREHRRKTGRKLSPDTWGSNSVRNIPTQTNTYDCGAFVCLYAECIGRGIPFEFSSNDLPKLRYRIAYEILQGRLL, encoded by the coding sequence ATGTTCCAAGACTTTGTCCCCATCTTGAAGGCCAAATCTCGCTGCTGTTGTCGGGCTGATTCATGGAACTTCGAGGCCTGCCTCGACACTCACAGCGCTTTCGTTAAAGCTCTACCTTCCACCCTGGAGAAACCAAACACAGGAGACCTTCCTCCACTGATGAAAGACTGCAGTGTCGTGTTACAACGATTGGAAGAGGTCTGTCCCAACTTTCGATGCCGGAAAGGTACAAAGAGACCGGCTTCGCCCAGTGAAAAGGGAGCCGACGAGGACGGCGAATACGACTGGATGATGAAGCACGTGAATTACATGCTGCTGAACGAAGAGGCAGGCCGCCCCTTGAGCAAAAAGGCAGGCTACAATGTAACAGTCGAAGACATCCACACCGTTCTGAGACACAACTGGTTGAACGATGTTGTGATCGACGTGTACATGCAGCTCATCACCGACATGGCAAAGAAGAAGGAAGGAGCCAGCAACATTCACGCACTCACTACACACTTTTTCAGTGTGCTCCGCAGCACAGGCTACAAGGCGATCGAACAATGGACAGAGAACGTGGACCTGTTCTCATACCGGCTCGTTTTGGTGCCCGTTCACGACGTAGACCACTGGTCCCTAGCAGTGCTGAACATCCAGGCGAAGCAGATTGACTTTTACGACTCGTTGGGGCGCAGAAACGAGGACTGCTGTCAAATACTAATTGACTTCTTGCAGCGTGAGCACCGGCGCAAAACGGGGCGGAAACTTTCACCTGACACGTGGGGCTCTAACTCCGTACGCAACATCCCCACACAGACCAATACGTATGACTGTGGTGCCTTTGTGTGCCTCTATGCAGAGTGCATAGGAAGGGGCATACCATTTGAATTCTCGAGCAATGACCTGCCCAAGTTGCGCTACCGCATTGCCTACGAGATTCTGCAGGGGCGCTTGCTCTGA